Proteins encoded in a region of the Oscillospiraceae bacterium MB24-C1 genome:
- a CDS encoding DMT family transporter gives MRRAAIRSAFKDRCAHMGVSSIAIGFLLVSALAFALMSTFVRMSGDLPTLQKAFFRNLVSVIVAVYMLRKGGNGFSVQKRNRLPLFVRALSGTTALAACYYSFDHMIIADATILTKIAPFFTLLFSAWLMKEKVRPVEWGALMVVFVGCILVIKPSFDFAAMTPALFAAFSGLGTGVSVTMVRFLQLRGEKSETIVLAFSSFSCMVFLPSLLFGYVPMTWAQFAYLMGAGTAATIGQFCMSAAYKRAPSRVLAVFEYSQVLFSAVLGMIMFAQYPDAYSLLGYAIVISASVMMAVQSKRNGANKTDHV, from the coding sequence ATGAGAAGAGCAGCTATTCGCAGTGCCTTTAAAGATAGATGTGCCCATATGGGTGTTTCTTCGATTGCTATAGGCTTCTTGTTGGTTTCAGCATTGGCGTTTGCCTTGATGAGTACTTTTGTCAGAATGTCCGGTGATCTACCGACGCTGCAAAAGGCATTTTTTCGCAACCTGGTTTCGGTTATAGTGGCCGTTTATATGCTGCGCAAAGGCGGTAATGGTTTTTCGGTACAAAAACGCAACCGTCTGCCGCTGTTTGTTCGGGCATTGTCTGGCACCACCGCTTTAGCAGCCTGCTACTATTCTTTTGACCACATGATAATTGCAGACGCAACTATTTTAACAAAGATCGCACCGTTTTTCACTCTGCTATTTTCAGCGTGGCTGATGAAAGAAAAGGTGCGCCCTGTTGAGTGGGGGGCGCTAATGGTGGTTTTTGTGGGCTGCATTCTGGTGATTAAGCCCAGCTTCGATTTTGCAGCCATGACCCCTGCGCTGTTTGCCGCATTTAGTGGACTTGGAACCGGCGTTTCAGTGACGATGGTTCGTTTTTTGCAGTTGCGCGGAGAAAAGAGCGAAACCATTGTGCTGGCGTTTTCATCCTTTTCCTGTATGGTGTTTTTACCGTCGTTGCTTTTTGGCTATGTTCCGATGACTTGGGCGCAGTTCGCCTACCTGATGGGAGCGGGAACAGCGGCGACGATTGGACAGTTTTGTATGTCGGCTGCGTATAAGCGCGCGCCTTCACGTGTGCTTGCGGTGTTTGAATATTCTCAGGTATTGTTTTCTGCCGTGCTGGGCATGATCATGTTTGCACAGTACCCGGACGCTTATTCGCTGCTGGGGTATGCGATTGTCATCAGCGCTTCGGTTATGATGGCGGTGCAAAGCAAGCGCAATGGAGCGAATAAAACCGATCATGTTTAA
- a CDS encoding ATP-binding cassette domain-containing protein, whose protein sequence is MIEIIDLCKTFDEVTPPVTALKNINLRVNKGDIFGVIGMSGAGKSTLLRCLSMLEEPTSGDILLNGRNTAHLKGRELIEARRSMGVVFQGYNMLMQKNVYENVAFPLTLNKTPKAEIEHTVTRLLELVGLADKAKAYPAQLSGGQKQRVAIARALATNPQVLLCDEPTSALDSLTTRSILQLLRDINRELNVTILIITHEMSVVKALCNRVAVIDEQRIIESGNTQDIFEQPKSDITKLLLGYEVHI, encoded by the coding sequence ATGATAGAGATCATTGACCTTTGCAAAACCTTTGATGAAGTGACGCCCCCTGTCACCGCACTGAAAAATATCAATTTGCGGGTGAACAAGGGTGATATCTTTGGCGTTATCGGCATGAGCGGTGCGGGCAAAAGTACGCTGCTGCGCTGTCTTTCGATGCTTGAGGAGCCGACCTCGGGCGACATTTTGCTCAACGGCCGCAACACCGCGCATTTAAAAGGGCGCGAGTTGATTGAAGCTCGGCGCAGTATGGGGGTAGTTTTTCAGGGCTACAACATGCTGATGCAGAAAAACGTCTATGAAAATGTGGCGTTTCCGCTGACGTTGAATAAAACACCTAAAGCGGAAATTGAGCATACCGTTACCCGATTGTTGGAGCTGGTTGGGCTGGCCGATAAGGCGAAAGCGTATCCGGCACAGCTCTCGGGTGGGCAGAAGCAGCGCGTCGCCATTGCCCGAGCGCTGGCGACAAATCCGCAGGTGCTGCTGTGCGATGAGCCGACTTCAGCGCTCGATAGTTTGACAACGCGGAGCATCTTACAGCTTTTGCGCGACATAAACCGTGAATTAAACGTCACCATCCTGATTATCACCCATGAGATGAGCGTGGTCAAGGCGCTTTGCAACCGTGTTGCCGTTATCGACGAGCAGCGTATTATCGAGAGTGGTAACACACAGGATATTTTTGAGCAACCCAAAAGTGATATCACCAAACTGCTGCTGGGATATGAGGTACATATATGA
- a CDS encoding methionine ABC transporter permease — protein sequence MIDMIIKYFPLLVEGTIDTIYMTVLSTLFAYILGLPMGILLFVSKRGGIAESQGFHAVFGWIINMLRSIPFIILLMAIFPFTRLLVGTIIGNNAAIVPLVVSAAPFVARMVEQSLEEIDVGVIEAARCMGATNFQIVTKVLLVESIPGIIRGLSITTITLIGYGAMAGAVGAGGLGKIGYSYGFQRFNPTVMYMTVVLLVILVCIIQAIFNFAAAKMDKRNR from the coding sequence ATGATTGATATGATAATAAAGTATTTTCCTCTGTTAGTAGAGGGGACAATTGACACCATCTATATGACGGTACTTTCCACGCTTTTTGCTTACATTCTGGGTTTGCCGATGGGAATTTTACTGTTTGTCAGCAAGCGGGGCGGCATCGCTGAAAGTCAGGGCTTTCACGCGGTTTTTGGCTGGATTATCAATATGCTGCGTAGCATTCCGTTCATCATTTTGCTCATGGCCATTTTTCCGTTCACCCGTCTACTGGTTGGCACTATTATCGGCAACAACGCGGCCATTGTTCCGCTGGTTGTCAGTGCGGCGCCCTTTGTTGCCCGAATGGTCGAGCAGTCACTTGAGGAGATTGATGTCGGCGTTATTGAGGCGGCGCGTTGTATGGGTGCGACCAATTTTCAGATTGTGACAAAAGTTTTGTTGGTTGAAAGCATCCCCGGTATCATTCGTGGATTAAGCATCACTACGATTACCTTAATCGGCTACGGCGCTATGGCAGGGGCTGTGGGTGCCGGCGGATTGGGTAAAATCGGTTACAGTTACGGCTTTCAGCGCTTTAACCCCACCGTTATGTACATGACGGTTGTGCTGCTGGTGATTTTGGTTTGCATTATTCAGGCCATATTTAATTTTGCAGCCGCTAAAATGGATAAACGTAACAGATAA
- a CDS encoding MetQ/NlpA family ABC transporter substrate-binding protein — protein sequence MKKILTAVAIILALAACSNSASSAPAASSSEAAPSESAASSAAAAEATVLKIGATAAPHAEVLEFAAPLLEEKGITLEITIFDDYVLPNTALDQGDLHANYFQHQPYLDYFNQQNGTELVSAGNIHYEPLGVYPGKSADLPAIADGAQVAIPNDGSNEARALYLLETQGLIKVDHSVGYEATKLDVTENPKKLDLVELDADKIPAALPDVDFAVINGNYAIAAGVNGTVLITEDPNGESALTYANIIAVRPENKDNAAIKTLIDVLHSKEVTDFMLEKYQGSVQPIA from the coding sequence ATGAAAAAAATATTAACTGCTGTTGCAATCATACTGGCGCTTGCCGCCTGCTCTAACAGCGCTTCCAGTGCGCCTGCTGCATCCTCTTCCGAGGCTGCACCGTCTGAATCTGCTGCATCATCTGCGGCCGCCGCTGAAGCAACCGTGCTGAAAATCGGTGCGACCGCAGCGCCTCATGCCGAGGTGCTGGAATTTGCCGCACCCTTGCTCGAAGAAAAGGGTATTACGCTTGAAATCACGATATTCGACGACTACGTTCTGCCCAATACCGCGCTCGATCAGGGCGATCTGCATGCAAACTACTTCCAACACCAGCCCTATCTCGACTATTTTAATCAGCAGAACGGTACCGAGCTGGTCAGCGCCGGCAATATCCACTATGAGCCGCTGGGCGTCTATCCCGGAAAGTCCGCCGATCTTCCTGCAATTGCCGACGGTGCTCAGGTTGCTATTCCGAACGACGGCAGCAACGAAGCCCGCGCACTTTACCTGCTGGAAACGCAGGGTCTGATCAAAGTTGATCACAGCGTTGGCTATGAGGCAACCAAGCTTGATGTTACTGAGAATCCCAAGAAGCTTGATTTGGTGGAGCTGGATGCCGATAAGATTCCCGCTGCCCTTCCAGATGTAGATTTCGCTGTTATCAACGGAAACTACGCAATTGCTGCTGGTGTCAACGGCACGGTGCTGATTACTGAGGATCCAAACGGTGAGAGTGCGCTGACCTATGCCAATATCATCGCTGTCCGCCCCGAGAACAAGGACAACGCAGCGATCAAAACGCTGATTGATGTGCTGCACAGCAAGGAAGTCACCGACTTCATGCTCGAAAAGTATCAGGGCAGCGTTCAGCCCATCGCGTAA
- a CDS encoding phosphate ABC transporter substrate-binding protein, producing the protein MKRKRRALAVVFLSVAAVLACFWWPKSERQSTRVIIAGSTCMGKMLDALCEDYNETHNGWVQPQLGGTELGLLALRRGVCDIASCSRALTPKEAAGIDSRLVALDAIAVAVHPSNPIANISLQTLKDIYSGKVTDWAQLDGVRGPIVVIGREAGSGTRSAFEAAIGLTEPAVHSQEHSETGMLRIALATAPGAIGYLSFDYVDESIKQISVNGVMPCEESVRLGTYPISRGFWLCTLAGESRGQVLEFLDYTTGETGRRVIESLGMLPAEPVTEARL; encoded by the coding sequence GTGAAGAGGAAACGACGTGCTTTAGCAGTAGTATTTCTGTCTGTTGCAGCGGTTCTGGCTTGTTTTTGGTGGCCTAAAAGTGAACGGCAAAGCACCCGGGTAATCATCGCCGGGTCCACCTGCATGGGGAAGATGCTGGATGCGTTGTGCGAGGATTATAACGAGACCCACAATGGATGGGTGCAGCCACAGCTGGGCGGTACCGAACTCGGTCTGCTTGCGCTACGGCGGGGCGTGTGCGATATTGCCAGCTGCTCGCGCGCATTGACGCCAAAGGAGGCTGCCGGAATCGATAGCCGTTTGGTGGCGCTGGACGCCATCGCGGTGGCGGTACATCCGTCTAATCCGATTGCCAATATTTCACTTCAAACACTTAAAGACATCTATTCGGGCAAAGTTACCGACTGGGCGCAGCTTGATGGCGTAAGAGGGCCGATTGTCGTGATTGGGCGCGAAGCGGGTTCGGGTACTCGAAGCGCGTTTGAGGCCGCTATAGGGCTGACAGAACCCGCCGTCCACAGCCAGGAACACAGCGAAACGGGAATGCTGCGCATAGCACTGGCAACAGCGCCCGGGGCAATTGGCTATCTTTCGTTTGATTATGTAGACGAATCGATCAAACAGATTTCGGTTAACGGTGTAATGCCATGTGAAGAGAGTGTTCGTTTGGGTACTTACCCCATTTCGCGCGGTTTCTGGCTTTGCACACTCGCGGGGGAAAGCCGGGGACAGGTGCTGGAGTTTTTAGACTATACCACTGGTGAAACGGGGCGGCGGGTAATCGAGTCGCTGGGCATGCTTCCTGCCGAGCCGGTAACGGAGGCTCGGCTATGA
- a CDS encoding ABC transporter permease subunit produces MRRREKGRHIKSRLFDAMVQLFASLGIVMAVALVAFLVMGAMPALRQLGAGFIFQVRWSPQKEEYGVMAMLACSAVACCGAVALALPMALLGAACTKNLFPKGLRNVVRQLGTVLCGLPSVIFGLLGLTVLMPWLLKRMPHQMAQSGGASLFTVILVLAAMLLPTLFIGCLDALERAGERVDAASFALGATVTQTVFCAELPAIRRQIIKNGTAGIQRALCEAMAVLLVSGNVVRMPALFKSARLLASGMVLEMGYASGVHRGALFAIGLVLLAFALLSERLLKHLDS; encoded by the coding sequence ATGAGGCGGCGCGAAAAGGGTCGCCATATAAAATCCAGATTATTTGACGCCATGGTGCAGCTGTTTGCGTCATTGGGAATTGTAATGGCCGTAGCTCTCGTCGCCTTTCTGGTGATGGGTGCAATGCCCGCGCTGAGGCAGCTTGGAGCCGGTTTTATTTTTCAGGTTCGTTGGTCTCCCCAGAAGGAAGAATATGGCGTCATGGCGATGCTGGCCTGCTCGGCGGTGGCCTGCTGTGGTGCGGTGGCCTTGGCGTTGCCGATGGCGTTGCTTGGGGCGGCATGCACCAAAAATCTGTTCCCAAAGGGGCTTAGAAACGTGGTGCGCCAACTCGGAACGGTGCTGTGCGGTTTACCCTCGGTCATATTTGGGCTATTGGGGCTGACGGTACTCATGCCGTGGCTGTTAAAGCGGATGCCCCATCAGATGGCGCAAAGCGGCGGAGCTTCTCTGTTCACTGTCATTTTGGTGTTGGCGGCCATGCTGCTGCCAACGCTATTTATCGGCTGTCTTGACGCGCTGGAGCGGGCGGGGGAAAGGGTTGACGCCGCTTCGTTTGCATTGGGGGCCACTGTAACCCAAACGGTGTTTTGTGCCGAGCTGCCCGCTATCAGGCGCCAGATTATCAAAAATGGTACGGCCGGAATTCAGCGCGCCTTGTGTGAAGCGATGGCGGTGTTGCTGGTTTCGGGGAATGTGGTGCGAATGCCCGCGCTCTTTAAAAGCGCGCGGCTGCTGGCTTCCGGCATGGTGCTGGAAATGGGGTACGCAAGCGGGGTACATCGTGGGGCGTTGTTTGCTATCGGGCTAGTGCTGCTGGCTTTTGCACTGCTTTCAGAACGGCTGCTCAAACATCTGGATTCATAG
- a CDS encoding ABC transporter permease subunit, whose product MFRQLGEFMRGLLLVLCGAGCFLLMAAVALLVLRFGLQALAEQLINALRGHATVSIGLTGLLPQIINTVVICGLSLLLAMPAGIFCAVYLLYYSRGSRAAAVVETMLGALRAVPSAVYGLFGFLVFSQLMRLRYSVLSGILTMAVMLFAVAAGAAHSALSAVDDKLSKAALALGATKAEMLLDIVFSAAKSGLMSAAVLCVAKTAGESAALLLTAGVGKAVPTDGWLRYFTSSGATLAVGLYQSVLEGEISAAFASALLLLLFTGLCSLLSWLLTRKKGRE is encoded by the coding sequence ATGTTTAGGCAATTAGGCGAATTTATGCGTGGGCTGCTGCTCGTCCTCTGTGGTGCAGGCTGCTTTCTTTTGATGGCGGCTGTCGCCCTGTTGGTGTTGCGATTCGGTTTGCAGGCGCTAGCAGAACAGCTTATAAACGCGCTTCGCGGTCATGCAACAGTGTCGATTGGTTTGACGGGGCTGCTACCGCAGATCATTAACACGGTGGTTATCTGTGGACTTTCACTGCTGCTAGCAATGCCGGCAGGCATCTTTTGCGCGGTCTATCTGTTGTATTATAGCAGGGGAAGCCGCGCGGCAGCAGTTGTAGAAACCATGCTCGGCGCGCTTAGGGCTGTTCCATCGGCGGTGTATGGTCTATTTGGTTTTTTGGTGTTTTCACAACTTATGCGGCTGCGCTATTCGGTGCTTTCTGGCATCCTGACCATGGCGGTGATGCTGTTTGCGGTGGCGGCGGGCGCGGCGCATTCGGCGCTGTCTGCCGTGGATGATAAGCTCTCGAAGGCAGCGCTGGCACTGGGGGCAACCAAGGCCGAAATGCTACTGGACATTGTCTTTTCCGCCGCAAAAAGCGGGTTGATGTCGGCGGCGGTGTTGTGTGTAGCCAAAACGGCGGGGGAGTCGGCGGCGCTTTTGCTCACAGCGGGCGTGGGCAAGGCGGTACCAACCGACGGATGGCTTCGATATTTCACCTCGTCGGGCGCGACGCTTGCCGTGGGGCTGTACCAGTCGGTGTTGGAGGGTGAGATTTCAGCCGCTTTTGCGTCGGCACTGTTGCTGCTGTTGTTCACTGGACTTTGCAGCCTGTTGTCATGGTTGCTGACACGTAAAAAGGGGAGGGAGTGA
- a CDS encoding phosphate ABC transporter ATP-binding protein — protein MGLLIDTLSLWRGERQILKDVYLHFSPSSATALLGPSGCGKSTLLKAINRLHEQENDLRVSGSVRLYGKELLGSRVNLPDVRRQVGMVFQTPTPFPMSIAQNVAYGIRLHERLHEDDLNARVRNALKRAALWNEVADRLDQSALSLSGGQQQRLCIARALAVGPRVLLLDEPTSALDPLSTHKIEQLIIQLKREIIVVLVTHNPTQALRCCNDAAVLINGQVCEQGRVEQVISAPRSKEAQQFLQQRT, from the coding sequence TTGGGGCTCTTGATCGACACGCTGTCGCTTTGGCGGGGCGAACGACAGATTTTAAAGGATGTCTACCTGCACTTTTCGCCCAGTAGCGCCACAGCGTTGCTTGGACCCTCCGGCTGTGGAAAATCCACGCTACTAAAAGCCATCAACCGCCTGCATGAGCAGGAAAATGACCTGCGTGTCAGCGGCAGCGTCCGGCTGTATGGCAAAGAGCTGTTGGGTAGCAGGGTCAATCTGCCCGATGTACGCAGGCAAGTAGGGATGGTGTTTCAAACGCCGACCCCTTTCCCGATGAGTATTGCGCAAAACGTAGCCTATGGCATTCGCCTACATGAGCGGCTACACGAAGATGACCTAAATGCGCGGGTGCGCAATGCACTCAAAAGGGCGGCGCTTTGGAATGAGGTTGCCGATCGTCTTGATCAAAGCGCACTGTCGCTTTCCGGCGGGCAGCAGCAGCGGTTATGTATTGCCCGCGCGCTGGCGGTGGGTCCGCGTGTGTTGCTGCTCGATGAGCCGACCAGTGCGCTTGACCCGCTTTCCACCCATAAAATAGAGCAGCTGATTATACAACTCAAGCGGGAGATTATCGTGGTCTTGGTGACACACAACCCAACACAGGCGCTACGCTGCTGCAATGATGCCGCTGTGCTAATCAACGGGCAGGTTTGTGAACAGGGCAGGGTTGAGCAGGTGATCAGCGCACCGCGCAGCAAAGAAGCCCAGCAGTTTTTGCAGCAACGCACATAA
- a CDS encoding 2-oxoacid:acceptor oxidoreductase family protein, with protein sequence MTREIIIAGFGGQGVMAIGKTMTEAGLAENLHVSWLPSYGPEMRGGTANCCVVLSDKPVGSPVVINPTELIAMSKPSLLKFESAVQPNGIILINSSIVDIKTTRSDVKTYYIPCVEIASDLGNAKVSNMAMLGAYLEATKALKVETVYEMLRHIFHGPKQKLIDINVKAMSAGAACIK encoded by the coding sequence ATGACCAGAGAAATTATTATCGCTGGATTCGGCGGCCAAGGCGTTATGGCCATCGGCAAAACCATGACCGAGGCGGGTCTTGCTGAAAATCTTCATGTATCTTGGTTGCCTTCTTACGGGCCTGAAATGCGCGGCGGCACGGCAAATTGCTGCGTTGTGCTTTCTGATAAGCCGGTCGGTTCACCGGTTGTCATCAACCCGACCGAACTCATTGCAATGAGCAAACCCTCACTTTTAAAATTTGAGTCTGCGGTACAGCCTAACGGCATTATTCTGATTAACAGCTCTATTGTGGATATTAAAACCACCCGATCCGACGTCAAGACCTACTATATCCCCTGCGTGGAGATCGCCTCAGATCTAGGCAACGCCAAGGTGTCCAACATGGCCATGCTGGGCGCTTACTTAGAGGCTACGAAAGCGCTAAAGGTCGAGACGGTTTATGAAATGCTCAGGCATATTTTCCATGGACCTAAGCAAAAGCTAATCGATATCAATGTTAAAGCCATGTCCGCAGGTGCTGCCTGCATTAAGTAG
- a CDS encoding thiamine pyrophosphate-dependent enzyme yields MAIIYEKSKALTDKELHYCPGCSHGIVHKLVAEVLEELNLTEKAVGISPVGCSVFAYDYFACDMQEASHGRAPAVATGIKRVLPEAAVFTYQGDGDLASIGMAEIVHAAARGEKFTTIFINNAIYGMTGGQMAPTTLVGQKATTAPLGRDKAHCGSPIRMSEMLGTLDGAAYVARVAVDNIPNLNKAKKAIKTAFELQMQNAGFTFVEVLAACPTNWGKTPLEAVKWLEENMIPVYPLGVVKDIREVAVV; encoded by the coding sequence ATGGCAATCATTTATGAAAAGTCCAAGGCTTTAACCGACAAAGAGCTGCACTACTGCCCGGGATGTTCCCACGGTATTGTGCACAAGCTGGTGGCCGAGGTGCTGGAAGAGCTAAATCTAACCGAAAAGGCGGTGGGCATCAGCCCGGTGGGTTGCTCGGTTTTCGCCTATGACTATTTCGCTTGCGACATGCAAGAGGCTTCACACGGGCGCGCCCCGGCGGTTGCCACCGGCATCAAGCGCGTACTGCCTGAAGCGGCCGTCTTCACCTATCAGGGTGACGGCGACCTTGCCTCCATCGGCATGGCTGAGATTGTCCATGCAGCAGCGCGGGGCGAAAAGTTCACCACCATCTTTATTAACAACGCCATTTATGGCATGACCGGTGGCCAGATGGCCCCCACCACCCTTGTCGGGCAAAAAGCGACCACCGCGCCCTTAGGGCGTGACAAAGCACACTGCGGTTCGCCGATTCGGATGAGCGAGATGCTCGGCACACTCGACGGCGCCGCCTATGTCGCCCGCGTGGCGGTTGATAATATCCCCAACCTGAACAAAGCAAAAAAGGCAATTAAAACCGCGTTTGAACTGCAGATGCAAAACGCCGGCTTCACCTTTGTTGAAGTGCTTGCGGCCTGTCCCACCAACTGGGGCAAAACGCCGCTCGAAGCAGTCAAATGGTTGGAGGAGAATATGATCCCTGTCTATCCGCTCGGCGTAGTCAAGGACATCCGGGAGGTGGCTGTGGTATGA
- a CDS encoding 3-methyl-2-oxobutanoate dehydrogenase subunit VorB: MAMELWKGNEAIAEAAVRAGCRYFFGYPITPQNEIPEYMSMRLPQVGGCFLQSESELAAINMVYGAAGAGARVMTSSSSPGISLKQEGITYMVGAELPAVIVNVMRGGPGLGTIQPAQGDYFQATRGGGNGDYRTLVLAPNTIQEAVDLTQDAFELADRYRNPVMVLADGMIGQMMEPIEWREQTEKAPIEKGWATTGTKGKREHNIVNSLFIDPALCEQHNRRLDEKFQEITKNELRYEEIGTEDAEVLLVAYGTPSRIAMSAVDLLAQEGIKAGLFRPITLWPFPETQLRAAVERPSVKAVLCVEMSMGQMLEDVRYAALGKKPVAFCGRSGGIIPTQHEIAAAAKAALGR; the protein is encoded by the coding sequence ATGGCAATGGAGCTTTGGAAAGGCAACGAGGCCATCGCAGAAGCTGCGGTGCGCGCCGGCTGCCGCTATTTTTTCGGGTATCCCATCACGCCGCAAAATGAGATTCCCGAGTACATGTCGATGCGTCTGCCACAGGTGGGCGGATGTTTTTTACAAAGCGAGTCGGAACTGGCCGCCATCAACATGGTGTACGGTGCTGCTGGCGCGGGCGCGCGTGTGATGACCTCATCCTCGTCACCCGGCATCAGCTTGAAGCAAGAGGGCATTACATACATGGTCGGTGCCGAGCTGCCCGCCGTCATCGTCAACGTCATGCGCGGCGGCCCGGGTTTGGGTACCATTCAACCGGCGCAGGGCGACTATTTTCAGGCCACCCGAGGCGGCGGTAACGGCGACTATCGCACGTTGGTGCTAGCGCCCAACACCATTCAAGAGGCGGTGGATCTTACGCAGGATGCATTTGAACTAGCCGACCGTTATCGCAATCCTGTCATGGTGCTGGCTGACGGCATGATCGGTCAAATGATGGAACCGATTGAATGGCGTGAACAGACCGAAAAAGCACCGATCGAAAAAGGCTGGGCCACAACTGGCACAAAGGGTAAGCGTGAGCACAATATTGTAAACTCGCTTTTCATCGACCCCGCTTTATGCGAACAGCACAACCGGCGTCTGGATGAAAAGTTCCAGGAAATCACTAAAAATGAGCTGCGCTACGAAGAAATCGGCACCGAAGATGCCGAGGTACTACTCGTGGCCTACGGTACACCGTCACGTATTGCGATGAGCGCCGTTGACCTGCTGGCGCAGGAGGGCATCAAAGCAGGATTGTTCAGACCCATCACCCTCTGGCCGTTCCCAGAGACGCAGCTTCGTGCGGCGGTTGAACGCCCATCGGTTAAGGCTGTGCTCTGCGTCGAGATGAGCATGGGCCAAATGCTCGAGGATGTTCGCTATGCGGCGCTCGGCAAAAAGCCCGTTGCGTTCTGCGGCCGGTCCGGCGGCATCATACCAACACAGCATGAGATTGCAGCCGCTGCAAAAGCAGCGCTGGGGAGGTGA
- a CDS encoding 4Fe-4S binding protein codes for MAAKITFAQERCKGCELCTAVCPRHIVVIDTTVTNRKGYHPATVTDLSLCIACGSCAKICPDSIITVEKL; via the coding sequence ATGGCTGCCAAAATCACCTTTGCGCAAGAGCGCTGTAAGGGCTGCGAGCTGTGTACCGCCGTTTGTCCGCGTCACATTGTCGTCATCGACACCACTGTGACCAACCGGAAGGGGTATCATCCCGCCACCGTGACCGATCTCTCGCTGTGCATCGCCTGTGGGAGCTGCGCGAAAATCTGCCCGGATTCTATCATCACCGTCGAAAAACTTTGA
- a CDS encoding FadR/GntR family transcriptional regulator, with product MRVKTSLSERISDAIYEQIVTQKKYAPGDKLPNENDLSSEFGVSRATLREAIRALVTQGVLEVSHGRGTFVSKEVKHYRDIQFGDLGRLRMKLIDLFELRRVVETEAVAMACERASDEEIEAILSFGQQVAECITERAGRTPADEQFHQAIAAASHNEFMVHLVPMIYRAVSDTLVRMGTDELFAKNTLQDHALIMEALSCRDAAMARNAMAIHMSHAIKSLKAGDDSDKVV from the coding sequence ATGCGAGTTAAAACAAGCCTTTCTGAGAGAATTTCTGACGCGATCTATGAGCAGATAGTCACGCAGAAAAAATATGCACCGGGGGATAAGCTGCCCAATGAGAACGACCTTTCCAGCGAGTTTGGGGTCAGCCGTGCCACGCTGCGCGAAGCCATACGTGCTTTGGTCACGCAGGGGGTACTTGAAGTTTCCCACGGGCGGGGCACCTTTGTGTCTAAAGAAGTCAAACATTATCGCGATATTCAGTTCGGCGATTTGGGCAGGCTCCGAATGAAGCTAATTGACCTGTTTGAGCTGCGGCGTGTCGTCGAGACCGAAGCGGTGGCAATGGCCTGTGAGCGCGCTAGCGACGAAGAGATTGAGGCGATCCTTTCCTTTGGTCAACAGGTGGCTGAATGCATCACCGAGCGGGCTGGCAGAACCCCCGCCGACGAACAGTTTCACCAGGCGATAGCCGCGGCATCGCACAACGAGTTTATGGTGCATCTCGTTCCGATGATCTACCGCGCGGTGAGTGATACTCTTGTTAGGATGGGCACTGATGAGCTGTTCGCCAAAAACACTTTGCAGGACCATGCGCTGATTATGGAAGCGCTTTCGTGTCGCGACGCTGCCATGGCGCGCAATGCAATGGCTATCCATATGAGCCACGCCATCAAGTCTCTTAAGGCAGGGGACGATTCTGACAAGGTGGTGTGA